The sequence TGAGAATCTTGTCGCCGTCGCTCAGCGAGATCTTGTGCGTGACGTTGTTCCAGAAATGCATGTCGCCGGACTCGATCATGACCAGCCGGTGTTCGTCGTGGACATGCGTCGTCGACGTCTCGTCGCAGGACTCGACGAACGTGTCCAGATCGACCTCGATGCCCTCGGCCGTGAGGTAGGCGTCGATCGCCTTGGCCTTCGCCTTGTGCTCGTCGATCGCGTCCGCCCAGGCCAGCTGTGCCGCGAGGTCGCGGTCCCACAGCCGGGCCAGGTGGGCCGCGTCGGTGAAGCCCGCGTGGAAGTCGGCCAGGGCCGTGCCACCGGTCAGCGCGAGCAGCGGGCCCAGCAGTGAGTCGACCAGCTCGTCCAGCCCGGCCGGGGTGAGAGCGGCCGGGCCGGGGACGTCCGGCCGGTGGCCGAGGCCCTCCTCGACCGCGTCGGCCCAGGCCCCGGCGGTGACCGCCGCGTCGACGCGCTGGTGCACGAACGCGCCGAGCAGCTCGGCGTGCCGGTGCGGCGCGCGGGACAGCTGGTGCAGGTGGTTGCCCCGGGCCAGCGAGGTGTTCAGGTACAGCTGCCAGTACGCGCCGACGGACGGGGTGAGCCCGGCCGCGGCGAGCAGGGCCGTCCAGCGGGCCGAGCTCGCCACCCAGCGCTGGTAGTCGTCGAGCAGCAGCACCCGGGCGCCGGGGTGGGCGAGGTCGTACTCGCCGAGCGCGCCCCGCCCGATCGCCGTGCGCGCCGCGGGCAGGTAGGCCGAGAGCTGCAGCAGTGCGAACGTCGTCGCCTCGCGCCGGTCGCGGGTGGCGCGCAGCACGGCGAACGCGTCGCCCGGATGGTCACGGCGCTGCTCCCAGTAGCCGCGCAGCTCCCGGCGCAGGCCGCCGAGCGGGTCCCCGGCGACCGGGTCCGTCGGGCTGTCCGCGCGGGCCAGCCGGGTCGTCGCCAGGAAGGAGAACAGGTGGCGTTCGAGGACCGGCTGGGCCAGCGTGGCGCGCAGCCGGTTCGCCGGGCCGTAGAAGTCGGCGCCGTGCCGGTCGGCCGCCTCGTTGCGGCTCGGCGGCAGGTAGAGCAGGTCCGCGTCGTAGATGTTGCGCAGCATCCGGTGGCCGAGCAGGCCGGAGAGCTTCAGCACGTCGTCGGCGGGCAGCTCGGTCCCGTAGTCCAGCCAGCCGAGGTCGGCGGGCCGGACCGGGCGCCGGTAGGGGTCGGCCTCGGTGGTCAGCTCCTCCCACTCGGCGGCGCGGAAGGCCGGGTTGGCCGCGAAGGCGCGGACCAGCGCGTGCGCGCCCTCACCGTGCTGCGCGGCCTCGACCAGGTCGGCCAGCGTCATCGTCTGGTCGGGGGTCATCGGTTCCTCCTGCTGTGACTGGGTGCGAGCGCGGCGACGGCGCGGCGGTCGATCTTGCCGGCCGCCGTCAACGGCAGCTCGGTGAGCGGGACGAAGACCTCCGGGACCATGTGCCGGGGCAGCCGCTCGGCCAGCCAGGTGCGCAGCGCGTCCGGCTCGGGCTGGACCGCCCCGCCCTGGCGCACGTGGTAGGCGCGCAGCTCGTCCGTCCCGGTCGGGCCGGTGGCGAGCACGACGACGGCCTGGCGGACCCCGGGGTGGCGGGCCAGCACGTCCTCGATCTCCTCCAGCTCCACCCGGAAGCCGCCGATCTTGACCTGGTTGTCGACCCGGCCGACAAACTCGATCTCCCCGTCGGCCCGGAACCGGGCCAGGTCCCCGGTCGCGTACATCCGGGCGCCCGGGTCCTGGCTGAACGGGTCGGGCACGAACCGGTCGGCGGTGCGGCGCGGGTCGTTGAGGTAGCCACGGGCGAGCGGCAGCCCGCTGACGAACAGCTCGCCCACCGCGCCGACCGGCACCGGGTTGTACTCGTCGTCCAGGATGCGGATCGTGGTGTTCGGGTTCGGCCGGCCGATCGAGACGCGCGCCTCGGGGACGCCCGGCTCGAACACCCGGCAGGAGACGCCGATCGTCGCCTCGGCCGGCCCGTAGCCGTGGACCAGCCGCGCGTCCCACCGGTCCTGGAACCGGCGGTACAGCTCGTCGGGCAGCACCTCGCCGCCGCACCAGACGTGTCGCAGCGACCGCCCGGCCGCCGCGGCCTCCTGACGGTCGAGCATCGCGCCAAGCAGGGACGTCCCGACGTAGCAGAAGGTCACCGCCTGCTCGCGGATGATCTCCAGCAGCGCACCCGGGTCGCCGCCGGCCCGCGG is a genomic window of Pseudofrankia inefficax containing:
- a CDS encoding peptide synthetase, which translates into the protein MTPDQTMTLADLVEAAQHGEGAHALVRAFAANPAFRAAEWEELTTEADPYRRPVRPADLGWLDYGTELPADDVLKLSGLLGHRMLRNIYDADLLYLPPSRNEAADRHGADFYGPANRLRATLAQPVLERHLFSFLATTRLARADSPTDPVAGDPLGGLRRELRGYWEQRRDHPGDAFAVLRATRDRREATTFALLQLSAYLPAARTAIGRGALGEYDLAHPGARVLLLDDYQRWVASSARWTALLAAAGLTPSVGAYWQLYLNTSLARGNHLHQLSRAPHRHAELLGAFVHQRVDAAVTAGAWADAVEEGLGHRPDVPGPAALTPAGLDELVDSLLGPLLALTGGTALADFHAGFTDAAHLARLWDRDLAAQLAWADAIDEHKAKAKAIDAYLTAEGIEVDLDTFVESCDETSTTHVHDEHRLVMIESGDMHFWNNVTHKISLSDGDKILIPKSRLHGSTVLSGVCTYHQPIIPDELYLKF
- a CDS encoding amino acid adenylation domain-containing protein, encoding MVSTRPTTPTTPSPAADDWSAGPVSPLVDRSLSALVADQASRTPDAVAVVGLDDAGGPAVTLTYAELERRADAVAARLRATGVGPEVTVGVCVPRSAALTVALLGVLRAGGAFVPLESGWPDRRLVAVAGGAGIAAVLTGPGVTLPDLPAADPADAPPTGNVPVIRLDAAGRPVDPAAPTPTPAPGPDLGVDMENLAYVIYTSGSTNEPKGVMVRHQAICNRLRWQADLLGLTAADVLLHEAPLGVDISINEIFLPLTTGARLVVAPPRAGGDPGALLEIIREQAVTFCYVGTSLLGAMLDRQEAAAAGRSLRHVWCGGEVLPDELYRRFQDRWDARLVHGYGPAEATIGVSCRVFEPGVPEARVSIGRPNPNTTIRILDDEYNPVPVGAVGELFVSGLPLARGYLNDPRRTADRFVPDPFSQDPGARMYATGDLARFRADGEIEFVGRVDNQVKIGGFRVELEEIEDVLARHPGVRQAVVVLATGPTGTDELRAYHVRQGGAVQPEPDALRTWLAERLPRHMVPEVFVPLTELPLTAAGKIDRRAVAALAPSHSRRNR